From the Longimicrobiaceae bacterium genome, the window GCGGGCGAGCGACCGCGCGTGCCCGCCGGCCGACACGCTCTCGGCCGCCGCGAGCGCGATGGTGAGCGCGCGGGTGGAGAGGAAGCTGGGCAGCGCGTCGCGCAGCAGCGTGCGCATGGCCCGGCCCGTGACCGCGCGCAGCCGCTGCGCCAGCGCCTCGGCGATCGCCTCCTGATCGAGCGAGATGATCTCCGAGATGCCCCACGCGCCCAGCACCCGCAGGTCCCGGAAGCGGGGGCCGCGCGTCTCCAGCGCCGCCACCACCGGAACGTAGTTGAAGTCCCGCAGGAACGCGCGCAGCGACGGCGAAGGCCCGTCGCCGCCCGCACCCTCCGCATAAGGATCCACCACGACCAGCGGCAGCGCGGCCGCTTCGCGCACGGCAATCCGCAGCTCGGTCCAGCTTCGGACCGAGCACACGTCG encodes:
- a CDS encoding helix-turn-helix domain-containing protein encodes the protein DVCSVRSWTELRIAVREAAALPLVVVDPYAEGAGGDGPSPSLRAFLRDFNYVPVVAALETRGPRFRDLRVLGAWGISEIISLDQEAIAEALAQRLRAVTGRAMRTLLRDALPSFLSTRALTIALAAAESVSAGGHARSLARSMHVSRRTLSRWCVRSGLPAPRRLMAWMRILFAAQLLDDPRRKVGSIAYTCGYSSDNALRTAIHAFLGLTPRAMRKLGAFTTASRALVAELTAVREQKRKEAEAERVRRKEALAPL